Proteins co-encoded in one bacterium genomic window:
- a CDS encoding adenine phosphoribosyltransferase (Catalyzes a salvage reaction resulting in the formation of AMP, that is energically less costly than de novo synthesis): MKKLIKIRRYKNEKHYEVNIDGLKRLCPLYKVAPETWIVGNEHISFGTDIEFTQKIGRKLAEKISKFKADCILTAEAKSLGAAYEVARNLGHKNFAIARKSIKPYDKNYISTEIKSITSAKKELLYLDDFNIARIRGKKIVLFDDVISTCSTMLGLIELAKKAGAEVCAMAAIWLEGSLVFEQFIEEFKAGRLIHIDILPIFTIGKTYDKLRNKNISIERLLERRR, from the coding sequence ATGAAAAAACTAATTAAAATAAGACGATATAAAAATGAAAAGCATTACGAAGTAAATATAGATGGATTAAAGCGATTATGTCCATTATATAAAGTTGCTCCTGAGACCTGGATTGTTGGAAATGAGCATATCTCTTTCGGCACAGATATAGAGTTTACTCAAAAAATTGGGAGAAAGCTGGCAGAAAAAATATCTAAGTTTAAAGCAGATTGTATTTTAACAGCAGAAGCTAAATCTCTGGGCGCAGCTTATGAAGTTGCTAGAAATTTGGGTCACAAAAATTTTGCCATCGCCAGGAAAAGCATCAAGCCGTATGACAAGAATTACATTTCCACGGAAATAAAATCAATAACATCCGCAAAAAAAGAGCTTCTGTACTTAGATGATTTCAACATTGCCCGCATTAGAGGTAAAAAGATAGTGCTATTTGATGACGTTATCTCCACATGCAGTACCATGCTCGGACTTATAGAACTGGCAAAAAAGGCAGGGGCAGAAGTTTGCGCTATGGCAGCAATCTGGCTGGAAGGCTCTTTGGTCTTTGAACAGTTCATAGAGGAATTTAAAGCGGGGCGGTTAATACATATAGATATTCTTCCTATTTTTACCATTGGTAAAACCTATGACAAATTACGCAATAAAAATATTTCTATTGAAAGGCTTTTAGAGCGTCGGAGATAA
- a CDS encoding aminopeptidase produces MKGKYPGAYNFLKTIGVRKEESVLILTDELAESDAIQVIRRVFYDKCSKVNVETLPLELQHDFPENVCQLIEDFDVIILAASQSWYQVPARRKAKYRSKKRVVECYNLTLEMMKEGALCANYEDIRLFTADYKKSFKLGASLTIKTDQGTNLSAVIRDVFDETGCYDKPGSGGNLPAGEISLGVTEGETYGEIVFDISFDVLGRLEKKPLKVFVDKGRVVKVEGKSRENFEKLFENDEYLRNVAEVGIGTNSYAIIGRSVLEDEKKTGTAHIGFGNDTYFGGNVEGCHLDGVFLSPKITVDGKDVIGDLVSNKR; encoded by the coding sequence ATGAAAGGAAAATACCCTGGAGCTTATAATTTTCTGAAAACTATTGGAGTAAGAAAAGAAGAAAGCGTTCTTATACTGACGGACGAGCTTGCGGAGAGTGATGCAATCCAGGTAATAAGAAGGGTATTTTATGATAAATGTTCAAAAGTCAATGTAGAAACTCTACCCCTGGAACTTCAACATGATTTTCCCGAGAACGTTTGTCAGCTAATCGAAGATTTTGATGTAATAATTCTGGCAGCCAGCCAGTCCTGGTACCAGGTTCCAGCGAGAAGAAAGGCCAAGTACCGGAGCAAAAAACGGGTAGTGGAATGTTATAATTTGACATTGGAAATGATGAAGGAAGGTGCGTTATGTGCTAATTATGAAGACATCAGGCTTTTTACAGCGGATTATAAGAAAAGCTTTAAGCTCGGAGCTTCTTTGACCATAAAAACAGACCAAGGTACGAATCTTTCAGCAGTAATTAGAGATGTATTTGATGAGACTGGGTGTTATGATAAGCCCGGGTCTGGCGGGAATTTACCGGCAGGCGAAATTTCTTTAGGAGTAACAGAAGGCGAGACCTATGGAGAAATAGTTTTCGATATTAGCTTTGATGTACTTGGCAGATTAGAGAAAAAACCGCTAAAAGTTTTCGTAGATAAAGGCCGGGTAGTGAAAGTTGAGGGCAAGTCTAGAGAAAATTTCGAGAAATTATTTGAAAATGATGAGTACTTGCGTAATGTTGCAGAAGTAGGAATTGGTACTAATAGTTATGCTATTATAGGGCGGTCAGTGCTGGAAGATGAGAAAAAAACAGGGACAGCTCATATCGGTTTTGGAAATGACACATATTTTGGCGGTAATGTAGAAGGCTGTCATTTAGATGGAGTTTTCTTATCGCCAAAAATTACTGTAGATGGCAAAGATGTAATCGGAGATTTAGTGAGCAATAAAAGATGA